In Nocardia asteroides, the following proteins share a genomic window:
- a CDS encoding MFS transporter translates to MSETNSPLRTDLPAIRRWAGLAALVVALLTVGLDMMVLNVALPTLAQDLGASTTQLQWIVNAYTLVFAALMLPAGGFGDHYGRKKLLLAGLVAFVAASAWAAYSGTTGSLIAARAVMGIGAAIIVPLSLGLLPILFPPEQRRRAIAVWVGALGVGLPLGPIVGGWLLQHFWWGSVFLINVPVGLAALAACFALLPESRDPHAPPLDWPGIIAAVTGTGALVFAIIEAPEDGWTDPVVLTTLAVGVVLIAVFVAWERRTGHPLLDLRLFADPSFTWPTLAATAATFTLVGILFVLPQYLQILRHYDALGTGLRLVPLVLAIIVAASAVDKIVTRLGAKVPIVAGMLIAAAGFVLSSRITLGSGYGFVAACLAVVGFGAGLALAPAVDAVMATLPEDRSAAGSGLLMAIRQIGAAFSVAILGTLLNLTYLRDLDPHLHGLPGPAVSAAREGIASTWQAATELPRPAGAELVATSAHAFTEAMTAVFLASAAVSAILACAIALKLPNRPAPEVSADQRTHNAQ, encoded by the coding sequence ATGAGCGAGACCAACTCTCCCCTGCGGACTGACCTGCCGGCGATCCGGCGCTGGGCAGGGCTCGCGGCCTTGGTCGTGGCCCTGCTCACCGTCGGCCTGGACATGATGGTCCTCAATGTCGCGTTGCCCACCCTGGCCCAAGACCTGGGCGCGAGCACTACACAGCTGCAATGGATTGTCAACGCCTACACGCTCGTTTTCGCCGCCCTCATGCTGCCCGCAGGCGGCTTCGGCGATCACTACGGCCGCAAGAAGCTCCTTTTGGCAGGGCTGGTCGCGTTCGTCGCCGCCTCGGCGTGGGCGGCCTACAGCGGCACCACCGGTTCGCTGATCGCCGCCCGCGCGGTGATGGGCATCGGTGCCGCGATCATCGTCCCACTGTCGCTGGGCCTCCTGCCGATCCTGTTCCCACCGGAGCAGCGTCGTCGCGCGATCGCGGTCTGGGTCGGTGCCCTCGGCGTCGGTCTCCCGCTGGGTCCGATTGTCGGCGGCTGGCTGCTCCAGCACTTCTGGTGGGGTTCGGTCTTTCTCATCAACGTCCCGGTCGGCCTCGCCGCCCTGGCCGCCTGCTTCGCTCTGCTGCCCGAATCCCGCGACCCCCACGCGCCGCCGTTGGACTGGCCCGGCATCATCGCCGCCGTCACCGGCACAGGGGCGCTGGTGTTCGCCATCATCGAAGCTCCCGAGGACGGCTGGACCGATCCTGTCGTGCTGACCACCCTCGCGGTCGGTGTGGTGCTGATCGCGGTATTCGTGGCGTGGGAACGGCGCACCGGCCATCCGCTGCTCGACCTACGGCTTTTCGCCGATCCCAGCTTCACCTGGCCCACACTGGCGGCCACCGCAGCCACCTTCACCCTCGTTGGGATATTGTTCGTTCTGCCGCAGTATCTCCAGATCCTGCGCCACTACGACGCCCTCGGCACCGGATTGCGTCTGGTCCCCCTGGTGCTGGCGATCATCGTCGCTGCCTCCGCCGTCGACAAGATCGTCACCCGCCTCGGCGCGAAAGTCCCGATCGTTGCCGGAATGCTCATTGCCGCAGCGGGATTCGTGCTGTCTTCCCGAATCACCCTCGGCTCCGGATACGGGTTCGTCGCTGCCTGCCTCGCGGTCGTGGGTTTCGGTGCCGGGCTGGCGTTGGCACCGGCAGTCGACGCGGTTATGGCCACGCTGCCCGAAGACCGCAGCGCGGCAGGCTCCGGTCTGCTGATGGCCATCCGCCAGATCGGCGCCGCGTTCAGCGTCGCCATCCTGGGCACGCTGCTCAACCTCACCTATCTCCGAGACCTCGACCCGCACTTGCACGGCCTGCCCGGCCCAGCGGTCAGCGCGGCGCGTGAGGGCATTGCCTCGACATGGCAGGCAGCGACGGAACTGCCCCGACCTGCCGGGGCCGAGCTGGTCGCCACCAGCGCTCACGCCTTCACCGAAGCCATGACCGCGGTGTTCCTCGCCAGCGCGGCCGTCAGCGCAATCCTGGCCTGTGCCATTGCTCTCAAACTCCCGAACCGGCCCGCACCCGAGGTCTCAGCCGATCAGAGGACCCACAACGCCCAGTAG
- a CDS encoding N-acetylmuramoyl-L-alanine amidase, whose translation MPNYARKRSYVLPIVASAVVMVPVAAGFLGDGWQYRFSNDSDPSAVTPIRSTEVGLSGMPSVVLPLRELAGMALPDLRVSDLRVVPGGPPLPAGSGVGPIGFIAADGSAPISGRTPALDPGAVPDQLTDRVGAQVKELTRDSRFSMIGLTAPRLDGTTTMVRARQSDGTWGPWFEAGTDDSIAARRPGEGRMQGTEPVYVGDTNAVQILSTHRPDEDQPAVQGPHPISGPDHLGSGVPELTAVLLDPGRGDENLSAIAAPLAGGGPRVISRAQWGADESIRCEDPTYDDGLGGIVVHHTAGRNDYSRAESAAIVRGIYAYHAETLGWCDIGYHALVDKYGQIFEGHFGGLERPVQGAHTGGFNENTAGVAFMGNHESEEPSQAAVTAMGQFIGWRARIAGLDPRGTTTMISEGTEFTPYSEGEQVQLPVVFSHRDVGNTDCAGDAAYALMDRIRAIAAGVNSGAPPRRAPADPDSAPSTPSQAQPDQDADMSALVALTGRLLDLVDRNVLARHWVDAGGPQGRLGLAASEPVASVEGGQYARFVNGYLFQAPDGQIFEVAGRIGQRFAQLGGDTGVMGAPHSNEYPVPGGARVDFGHGSLVFNQATGIVTTLGLPQPTPSHPIPPAPVSAEAAPPEPTHAADPDSGQ comes from the coding sequence GTGCCGAACTACGCTCGCAAACGGTCCTATGTGCTCCCTATCGTGGCGTCCGCGGTGGTGATGGTGCCGGTCGCCGCCGGGTTCCTCGGTGACGGGTGGCAGTACAGATTCTCCAATGACAGCGATCCCAGTGCTGTGACGCCGATTCGATCAACCGAGGTCGGATTGTCGGGTATGCCGTCGGTGGTGTTGCCGTTGCGCGAGCTGGCAGGCATGGCACTGCCAGACCTACGAGTATCCGATCTTCGCGTGGTGCCCGGCGGCCCGCCTCTTCCCGCAGGTTCCGGGGTCGGTCCGATCGGATTCATCGCCGCCGACGGAAGCGCTCCGATTTCGGGTCGGACCCCGGCACTGGATCCCGGTGCCGTGCCCGACCAGCTGACCGACCGGGTCGGCGCTCAGGTCAAAGAACTCACCCGCGACAGTCGCTTCAGCATGATCGGGTTGACTGCCCCGAGGCTCGACGGCACGACGACGATGGTGCGAGCCCGCCAATCCGACGGCACCTGGGGACCGTGGTTCGAAGCCGGCACCGACGACAGCATCGCCGCCCGACGCCCTGGGGAGGGCCGCATGCAGGGCACTGAACCGGTCTATGTCGGCGACACGAACGCGGTGCAGATCCTGTCCACTCACCGACCCGACGAGGATCAGCCCGCAGTGCAAGGTCCGCACCCGATCTCGGGTCCGGACCATCTCGGATCCGGCGTGCCGGAGCTGACGGCGGTGTTGCTCGATCCCGGGCGCGGTGATGAGAATCTGTCCGCTATCGCCGCGCCGCTGGCCGGGGGCGGTCCACGGGTGATCAGCAGGGCCCAGTGGGGTGCTGACGAGTCGATTCGGTGTGAGGATCCGACCTACGACGACGGCCTCGGCGGAATAGTCGTGCATCACACCGCGGGCCGCAATGACTACAGCAGGGCCGAGTCCGCGGCGATCGTGCGTGGCATCTACGCCTACCACGCCGAGACCTTGGGGTGGTGCGACATCGGCTACCACGCCCTCGTCGACAAATACGGTCAGATCTTCGAAGGGCACTTCGGCGGGCTGGAGCGGCCCGTGCAGGGCGCACACACCGGCGGTTTCAACGAGAACACCGCCGGGGTGGCGTTCATGGGCAATCACGAGTCCGAGGAGCCGAGCCAGGCCGCGGTCACGGCGATGGGGCAGTTCATCGGATGGCGGGCCCGCATCGCTGGATTGGATCCACGCGGGACAACCACGATGATCTCCGAGGGCACCGAGTTCACGCCCTACAGTGAGGGCGAGCAGGTGCAGTTGCCGGTGGTGTTTTCTCACCGCGACGTCGGTAACACCGACTGTGCCGGGGATGCCGCCTACGCACTCATGGACCGTATCCGCGCGATCGCCGCGGGCGTGAACTCGGGTGCACCGCCCAGACGCGCACCGGCGGACCCGGATTCGGCGCCATCGACGCCATCGCAGGCCCAGCCTGATCAGGACGCAGATATGTCGGCGTTGGTGGCACTGACGGGCAGACTGCTCGATCTCGTGGACCGAAATGTGCTGGCCCGACACTGGGTCGATGCGGGCGGGCCGCAGGGACGCCTGGGGTTGGCGGCTTCGGAGCCGGTGGCCAGTGTCGAGGGCGGACAGTACGCCAGGTTCGTCAACGGCTATCTCTTCCAAGCCCCCGACGGTCAGATCTTCGAAGTAGCGGGGCGCATCGGGCAACGGTTCGCTCAGCTCGGCGGTGACACCGGCGTGATGGGTGCGCCTCACAGCAACGAGTACCCGGTCCCGGGTGGTGCGCGGGTCGATTTCGGCCATGGATCGCTGGTGTTCAACCAGGCGACAGGGATCGTGACCACACTCGGGCTGCCCCAGCCCACACCCAGCCACCCGATACCACCTGCACCTGTGTCCGCCGAGGCCGCCCCGCCCGAACCGACGCATGCAGCCGATCCTGACAGCGGGCAATGA
- a CDS encoding DUF302 domain-containing protein produces MKIALSTTLETSFTDAVTRTRAALQEQGFGVLTEIDMQATLKAKLGEDMERYLILGACNPPLAHRAVEVNRQIGLLLPCNVIVREHPTAEGAVLVEAMNPQLMVQVTGEPELAEVAADAGRRLQSAIDTLATSG; encoded by the coding sequence TCCACCACGCTGGAGACGTCGTTCACCGATGCCGTCACCCGGACCCGAGCGGCGTTGCAGGAACAAGGATTCGGTGTGCTCACCGAGATCGACATGCAGGCCACTCTCAAAGCCAAGCTCGGCGAAGACATGGAGCGCTACCTCATCCTCGGCGCCTGTAACCCACCGCTGGCGCACCGAGCCGTCGAGGTGAACCGTCAGATCGGACTACTCCTGCCCTGCAACGTAATCGTGCGCGAGCACCCGACCGCGGAAGGCGCAGTCCTGGTGGAGGCGATGAACCCGCAACTGATGGTGCAGGTCACCGGCGAACCTGAACTCGCCGAGGTCGCAGCCGATGCCGGACGGCGTCTGCAGTCCGCGATCGACACGCTTGCCACCAGCGGCTGA